The genomic segment tcatgcTGACGAACACATCGCCGTACAAAATTACAGCAGTTATAATAAAATTACAGCAagactaaaaaatatttttcatataaaacaccctaaaaacacaggaaatgaaaagctACCGAAACAGCGACATCCAGTTTGTTATTCAGCTGCAGGTATTTTCAATTCTGTAcaaggaatttttaaaaaaaaactacaaaaacagtACATAGCACTTCAATTCAAACACATGACTCTTTCACATTACATTTGTGTTTACTTCCCAGTCTGAAAGTAACGTATATAGGCACAGTAATTATATCAATGAACCCATGTTTGGCCTATTCCTGTTATTCACAAGTCGAAATCCGGTCGACGGAATTCCTCATCTTTGATTTTAAACTTTGCGGTAGTTGAAAAGAAATTTATCAGAGCTTCTTTTTCTACAAATGTTGACTTGAAATTGTTCCCGTATTGCAGTCTGGAAGCATCTGTTGAATTGAAACATCTCCAagatgacttcttttttttaaaaaaaagacaatgcgATCACATGACTTCTTGTGAATTTGAGCACAATTCCAATTATAATCCACTATTTACAGGCACAGACGAGAGCATCCGGTTCAGAGCTTACTTGAAAGTGTTGAATATGTTGAGGTTAATTGTATTTCTGCTCTGCAAGAACTGAATCAATACGTTTTGtagttaaataaaggttaattcTATCTGTAACTACTGAGACTCCAGCCTGGACTCGATCCCAGGGGAATCATTTCTCTGTAATTGGACTCTTTTACGATCACATTCTCACAGCAGGAAGAATTAACACCTAAGATCGTTCTGTAATGATTAAAACAAAGGTTATTAGAGCCTCTCACACCGTTATCAGATGCTAAACACATAAATGTTGAGAGGTGAGTTTTTCTGTAGCAGGATATATTTATTCTTTGATCGGAATAAATCTGTGCTTCTGGAGGGAACGTTGTgctcttcctgttgtgttgCATCCCAACTCGCTGTTTTACTCCGCATGAATGCATCTCGATGTAAAAAACATGTGCCTACAGCAGTTCTGCATATCAGGTTAATTTCCACCCTTGATGAATCAGATGTTCACGATGAAGTCACGTTAGCACCATCAGCGCGGTTAAAAGGCATCCGACTTGAGGGTCATTCTGGTTCCGCTGGAAGAGGACGAAGTCGTTTAGCTCTGTGGTTAAAATCCTGTTGGGCCCAAGAGGTTCAGAGATCTGAAAGGAGGCGACGCCTCCTTCACTTCTTCAGGCACTGGTACATCAGCGCTCTGGGGTTCAGCATGTAGCGCTCTGAGTTGAGCAGCTTGGTGAGATACTGTGGAACCGGGGGCCGGGGGGTCATGTAGGACACGCTGGGGCTGACGGCCATCACCTCCGCGATCTTCTGCTTCATCTCCCGGATCTCCCGGTCCTGCTTCAGCACTTTATCTGTTAGACAGacaagtggaaaacaaatgcatgtttgacatgtttgcctccaaaaatgtaaaagaggAGTTAAAACACAGGTGCGTGCAGGCCTATGGCCACAAGGTGGTGCTGATGGGCGTAGATTCCAATTTAATGCCAGCAGGTTCGGTGTTCCTGGACAGGTTTGTAACTGAGCTTCCGGTTCTTCTGCAGATGATTCTGTCGTTTGCAAGAAGACAGTCTAaaacgtgtcaaactcaaggccaaatgtggccctcaacATCATTTTATGCGGTCTGCAAGAGTATAAAGGGTCAGAGTGGCTAAAAAGgtttgctttgaccaaaacttaatttcccacaatgcagtaattcagcccattttaactttgataaaaacgttttgaacaaagttgacgtcctaacttgtgtttgatgttatttttctttattgattgatagtttgatccttgattgatggagttctgtgggtttaataacctgacgaattaacattaaggagtagttacatttacattacattagattgagttacatttattagttacatctgggcctttgaggacagccgtgatgctgatgtggccctcggggATAGTGAGTTTGACACTCTGCTCTTACAGACAGACTACACTCACTTTTCGTTTCCTTGTCTGACTCCCAGTCAGACGGTTTATTAGTTGTCTTCACTCTTTGTCATAAATGAACTGCTATCCGGTGCGAAACGGATCAAAACAGTCAGAACCTCTTCCCAAAATCGAAGCCGCAAGGAAACGACTCTTTCATCTACCGGGGTAAACCCCGACTTGTGGGGTCACATCTGCCCCCCTCAACCAGTGCAACTCCAGGGAAATACCCCTGTTCAAGCCCCCTAACAAAAGGCAGGAGCGGAGCGTTGTCGATAGCATCCATCAGCGGTGATAGAGAAGCTTGTGGATATTAAACTGATTTGGAAGTGATGACAGGGCGCTGCAGATAATCCTTACAATAAACAGCCACATCTCCATCTTTGATGATTACGTCTTGACAAACATTTGTTCCTTCTCAAAATAGCCGTAATCCCTTCAGCGAAGGCAAAACTTGTGTGCAAATAAAACGAGAAATGCAAATAAAGCCACCTTGCGCTATCTCCAGCTGTCGGCGGGCGTCTCCCAGCGCGGAGAAGAGATCCAGCTTGATGCGTGTCTCTGCGCTCAGGTTGTACTCCAGATGCTGGGCCTTCTCCTGCATGGCGGACAGCGTGGACAGCAGCATGTCCGTCTCCTTCTCCACGCAGCGGTACTTCCCCAGAGCCTGAAAGAAACACCGGCACGAGTTACATCAGCAGCGCTGGCAAGAAGAACGCCGGAGGGAGTCTGCGCTTCAGTTCCCTAAGTCaatttgtgcttttttaaattgatagctttcatattttttttctatttgttttcatattagtAAAGCGTTCTCAGTGAAATTCACTGAAGGAACTGTTAAGCgcagagcaaacaaaaaaaccacacgTGACACGATGAACTCCAAAAAATACACCAAAGCTGCAGGAGATGTCTTCAAATAGCTCTGGGTGATTTTCTGTCATCAGAGCGTCGTTTTAATCAAGTACCTGGCGTCTCCTTGTAGCATGCTGCGTGGAGAGGACGCCCAAGAACACAACTGCATTCTGATGTGATGGACAAAACATTCACGgcaagcaaaaataaaagaaataatgaaaaatacgTCTCCACGGAAAAAAACATTCGATGTTCTATCAGCTGtacaaacacaatgaaataaaGACGGATTCAAACAGCAAATCTAGATGAAGACAAACCAAATACTCCAACACTTGAGACTCACAAGACACTTAAAAGTCACAAGTTCATTCCCAAAGAGAGTTGAAACGATACCTCAACATCACTCTCTAGCTCTAGCACGCGACTCTCTTTCGCTTGAACCTCCAGCTGCAGTTGTTTAAACTCTGTCTCTAGCTCTTTAACTCTCTTCCTTAACATTTGGCTCTCACAGAGTTCCTGTCTGCTGTGGGGGGGACAGAGACGGGACAGTTTGGAGCTGTGAGAAACAAACAGGACACGTTCACACACCGGCTGCAGGCTGGGAGCAGAATACGTTTAAAAGACAtacaagttgttgtttttaggaACAGTTCTGATACTTTCTTGGGGATGATGATTTGTTTTAGCTGGGAAAAGTTAAACACTGTTGTTATACGTCAAGCACAAAGACTTTAAACTGCTAGCTTTGATTCTCACTGATGACTTTATGATTATTTCAAAGTGCGCAAGACaaaaatgtggaaataaaatTCAAGATAAATGCTTTCAATTGTTGGAAACTTCCAAGAAAAAGAACCCACAAAGGCTAGATAAGACTTTTCATCCGCCTGCCAGCAGGGAAGTGACGTCGCTAAACGATACGTGGACAAACCTAAAGGCAAATCCCTTGGATTAGACTTTATTTGCCTTGACTAAACTGTTTTGATGTGAGCTACCTGTTTGTCAGACTCCGGGCGGTGCTGGCTGCGTCCTCCACCTTCTGGGCCTGAAGCTCTgccagctgcttctccacggAGACTCTGGCCTCCGTCTCGGCTCGCGTCTTCTTCTCCAGCATGGCGCTGCTCTGCTTGTCCCTCTGCTTGGTTTTCGTCAGGCAGAGAATCCTGCAGGAAAAGCGTCAAAAACAccataaaaaaaatgcagccggactttaaaaaaagcagGCTTTCGTCGTCCCTCGAAGTCGTTGAGTCACTGCGGAGCCCTCCGGTTTAAAAACTGGAACAGAACTGGGGATAAAATGTTTGCTTCAAACCGGCTGCAAAGACGATCAATGAGACGCGATCGAACATCGCTGCAAAAACAATCAGACAGGAGATGTTGGTATTGTCATACTTATGAATCTGTTACCTTGGCAACTAACTATACTTACTGTGCAGCAGGATAAAAGCTCTTATCCACGACAGTAACACTGCTGTGTTATTATATTCTATTGTATGTAATATTGTTATCGACCCAGTTGAAAAACAGACCCGTAAATCCTTCCAAACAAACCAAACGTCTGCTTCAGATCCGTCACAGACGATCGCGGCTCCGGCAGCGTTTCCGCCTGCATTCGTTCCGGTTTTTGCTTTTCTATTTCCAGCCCGACGCGGGTTGTAAACCGCTGGAGAAGCGGAGCCAAAGCCGAGGGTCGGGAGCTGACGGGTGACTCACTTGCTCTGCAGGAGCATGTTGGACTGTCTGAGGAGGGAGACCTCGGGCCTCAGGCTCCTCTCGCTGTTGGTGAGGTTGCAGATGTGACTCCTCAGCTCCTGTTCGCTCTGCCTGTTGGCCTGCAGCTCGGCCTTCAGCCTCCGCAGCTCCTGCTCCAGCCTGACgtcgcacacaaacacagaagaaacaCCTTTAAGCCGTTTCCTCCGACACAAACCTGCTCTTAAACGTCCGTCGGGTCGTACTTGGTCTGCTCTGCGTGGTAGTTTGGAGTTCCCGCGGCGCCCGCGTCCCAGTTGGGGCTGACAGTTTTGGAGCTGGATCTCTGTTTCTTCTCCGTCCTCCCCGCCGGTGGGGATGGATTGTTTGCCCGACCTCCGTGGGCTTTTGGCGAGGGGCTCTTTGCCGCCCGTGCGGCTTTGCTTCCCTGCTCCTCTTGAGGTAGACTTTCCAGGATTGTGGATAATTCTGCTCCCCCTGCCCCAGAGTGGCCCAGATCTCTGGATTCTGCAGGTCTGGATGACGGAGTTCGGCGGTTTGACTCGGCCGGTCGCCCCTCGGGCGTTCCTTTCTCTGTCTCCACGCTGCAGATCTGGAGGCAGTCCAGAGTGTGTCCCTCCTCGTGAGTCACCGCAGCTCCGTTCTGACACTGATACTGAGTCGCCTCGGGCTTCACCTTCCACTTTGAGCCTGAGAGGaggcaaatgaaaataaaaaaaaaggtcaatgtCAGCACTGTATTTGTGGAGCTCCTATATGAAGGGTGTGAAGACGACTACAGGCTGTTGTTAACACAAGTTTAGGTTGTTTTGCTCTCTTTATTTCACCTAAACGACCACCAGTCTTGTACAAAAACCGCATTTCAGCATGATAAATGTATCGGCAATTGTTTTTGCTGCCACGTGAGCactttcataatttttatttggATGAGAAAAGGGAGGTGGCTGTTATGTAAGAAGCTCTGACTCATTGCCTGGAGAGTTTGTAGATTAACTTGTGATCAAATGTGGAAAATTTATTCTAGGGGATGGGATTGACGCGCTCAAtgcattgtttttatgtttaaagtAGGTGAACACAAATCTATGGCTACACTACTGCTCAAGTACTGACTTACAGAAGCTGCCATCACATTAGAATCCCTTCAGTAGGATAGGGATCCTGATGCTAATGCACTATTGTGATAAAAGCAGGTCATTAACAGCATTAGCACTTGTAATGTAATAAGACAGCATCACTGTAGCCTCTAGCTAAAAGTGTTAGCATCACAGCGACTGAGGTGTTGATGAAAAGTGAgatgtaaatgtaaaacatgaatAACATGTGTAAAACTTAGTGTTTAGAGTTTATAAGATACAAGACAGCAGGACAGACGTTTCAGTGTCGTTATTTTATGCTGGAGGAATAAAAATTACTCACTGCTGCTGCCGTCGGTGCCGGTCTTGGGGTAAACCTGCAGGCCCGGGGGGAGGGAGTGCTGCAGGAGGTGCATATGGAAGTCGTTTTCGCTTTGCACTGACTTCTGGATGCGCAGCTTAAAGATGTTGGTGAAATAACAGGTGGCATAAAAGCCCAGATACACGACAGGATATCCGATGCTGGACGTGAGCACAAAGTGGAAAACAGAGTTAGAACATGTAGAAACACACATCTTAGCTAAGAGATCTCTCTAAAGTGGGATTTGCATTAGATCAACGAACCAGTGTGCAGCGAAAAGATGGGACAGGTTGGCGTGAGAGGTTTTCAGGTCCTTGAGTCGAAGCGAAGCCTCTGAGTAAACGAGGAGGATCCACAAGGACGCCGTGGAGATGCAGATGCCCTTCTCTGCAGAcgacaaatcaaatcaaataaattcaccGCTAATTCAAGCAAATTCCGGATCCCAAACGATGAGCCTCACACTCACCTGTGTGCCAGATGTAGTTGAACAAGACGTAGGTGCTGGCCACAAAGAACAGCCAGTGCAGAGgaacaaaaattaaacaaaagatGTCCAGAGTGAaggcagcacaaacaaaaactacacaaataacctgcaaacaaacaaacatcggAGGGTTAGACAGATGTTTTTAAAGTTACTCCAGTTAACTGCACATCTGAGAAAAAAAGCACTTGTCCTGCTCAGAGAATGAGactaaattcaaatttaaacctggaaaataacaataacaaaaaaaaattgatcttTGAACATGGAAATTACTTGATTGTTGTTTCCTGAAcactttaagaaaaaaacactgcacaGTTTTTGAGTTGAGCTTCAGAAACGAAACACCGAAACATCATTTTAATCACGGTTGGCGGTAAAAGACACTGCGTGCGATTTGGGCCACATGCTAACAACGTGACATCACACGGCCGTGGCGCTCACCAGCCCGTGGCAGTGGAACGTGGTGTACACACTCCCGAAGAAAAGCCAGCAGGGCCACAGATACTCCAGTCTGAACTCCAGGATGAAATCCGCCAGCAGCACCAGCGTCCACATCATCATGAACTTCAGGACAGTGTAGGCGCTGTAGAATatgtaataaaagcaaaaaaattacAGCTCTTATTATTTTACGTCAGGCATCAAAAGACCACAAATCACATTATTAAACCTAAAATCCAGCAGTCGCGTCTTAAAATTTTGCAGTTTTTACGTAAAAGAATGAGTTTTATCAGGCAACCAGGGGCCAAACAGGGCCTGCTTGTCCTCCTTTGTTCTGCTAGCACATCACCCCTTCTTTGTTTGGTAACCATGGCGATATTTCAtctggaggagagggggagcGCCATAACATCCTGCAGGGCACACTTCAATTATCTCTTTTGATATTTTATGGACATGATggctattttaatttattattttataataaataacaaaatacaggTCAGCCCATAATGATAATGTGTGGAATTATTATCATCTATAAAAGAACAGGGAGACCACAGCATCATAAATTCGAATACTTATTTAGAAACGATATAAGGATGTCAgctgaattttaatttaaatctggtttttaatttatatcatagctatttttttaaccattttattacacattaatCTTAGAGAATCCACCTCTaagattctaaaaaaaaaggacaatatttgcagtttaaaaataacaatCCTGGCACTACTTTCTTGTCTTATTTGGAATGTAGTCACAACAAGTGGTGATTCGTCCAgaggggtttttattttttttattttttttctattcacgCTGAGTTATTAAACCGAACGCCAGACAAAGCAGGCCGCCGTTATAACGTCATCCACGCCTCCATGTAAACAAATAACGGGTCAACTCATTCCCGTGTCGGCGGCTCTCAGCCGCGATGGAGGCCGGGAAAAGCTCCAGACTGGCGGCCACGGACGTGAGCCGAGGCAGCCGGGAGTCGGAACAAAGACGGATAACACAACAAAAGCAGCTTCCGCCGGGCTCGCGCCCA from the Antennarius striatus isolate MH-2024 chromosome 19, ASM4005453v1, whole genome shotgun sequence genome contains:
- the si:dkey-12h9.6 gene encoding macoilin-1, translated to MKKRYVDASRLRKMKKLKITEKLSESAYTVLKFMMMWTLVLLADFILEFRLEYLWPCWLFFGSVYTTFHCHGLVICVVFVCAAFTLDIFCLIFVPLHWLFFVASTYVLFNYIWHTEKGICISTASLWILLVYSEASLRLKDLKTSHANLSHLFAAHCIGYPVVYLGFYATCYFTNIFKLRIQKSVQSENDFHMHLLQHSLPPGLQVYPKTGTDGSSSSKWKVKPEATQYQCQNGAAVTHEEGHTLDCLQICSVETEKGTPEGRPAESNRRTPSSRPAESRDLGHSGAGGAELSTILESLPQEEQGSKAARAAKSPSPKAHGGRANNPSPPAGRTEKKQRSSSKTVSPNWDAGAAGTPNYHAEQTKLEQELRRLKAELQANRQSEQELRSHICNLTNSERSLRPEVSLLRQSNMLLQSKILCLTKTKQRDKQSSAMLEKKTRAETEARVSVEKQLAELQAQKVEDAASTARSLTNRQELCESQMLRKRVKELETEFKQLQLEVQAKESRVLELESDVEALGKYRCVEKETDMLLSTLSAMQEKAQHLEYNLSAETRIKLDLFSALGDARRQLEIAQDKVLKQDREIREMKQKIAEVMAVSPSVSYMTPRPPVPQYLTKLLNSERYMLNPRALMYQCLKK